The proteins below are encoded in one region of Halocatena salina:
- a CDS encoding DUF7537 family lipoprotein, with translation MRKQLMAVLVVLLVGLSGCAGMSPFEDTPTESDSTADTESTEPAATTTQPTSPDPNVERPPGWNETGVEDFPTTYNQHYEALYSHDNFTRISNWTAFDPGQYLHRVAYIDQSSKQQHWNTTLIDSGNQTIHEEQYQKDDTLYYTNRSDPPTYNSTSRYSFDTYMKFETNRRIGKSGPVYYTLWSPQYTDSERVLYDGETMFRYTSTQLRNESLKLDFLPPILDNMTVEEFNMTTIVDSEGMIRSSEYEVTYTIEGGESHTRTGLLQFDVDETTVTEPAWVEEAKAD, from the coding sequence ATGCGCAAACAACTGATGGCGGTTCTCGTGGTACTCCTTGTGGGACTTTCGGGCTGTGCTGGTATGAGTCCTTTCGAAGATACTCCCACTGAATCCGACTCGACGGCTGACACCGAATCGACCGAGCCAGCGGCCACGACGACACAGCCCACTAGCCCTGATCCGAACGTCGAACGGCCACCGGGATGGAACGAAACCGGTGTCGAGGATTTCCCCACGACGTACAATCAGCATTACGAGGCGCTCTACTCTCATGACAATTTCACCCGCATCTCGAACTGGACCGCTTTCGATCCGGGCCAGTACCTCCACAGAGTCGCTTATATCGACCAGTCGAGCAAGCAGCAACACTGGAACACCACCCTCATCGATTCAGGAAATCAGACCATCCACGAAGAACAGTACCAGAAGGATGATACCCTGTACTACACGAACCGCTCCGATCCACCGACGTACAACAGCACGAGTCGGTATTCGTTCGACACGTACATGAAATTCGAGACGAACCGGAGGATCGGGAAAAGCGGACCGGTTTACTACACGCTGTGGTCCCCACAGTACACCGATTCGGAGCGAGTGTTGTACGACGGCGAGACGATGTTTCGGTACACCTCGACGCAACTGCGTAACGAGAGTCTCAAACTAGATTTCCTCCCGCCGATCCTCGACAACATGACGGTTGAGGAGTTCAACATGACCACGATCGTCGATTCGGAGGGAATGATCAGATCCTCCGAGTACGAGGTAACGTACACGATCGAGGGAGGCGAGAGCCACACCAGAACCGGCTTACTCCAGTTCGATGTGGACGAAACGACAGTCACCGAGCCCGCATGGGTCGAGGAGGCGAAAGCGGACTGA
- a CDS encoding SDR family oxidoreductase: MSTTPPSTELFRSDLFEGSVALVTGGGTGIGRALALAYADHGADVAIASREMDHLAPVAEEIEARGVRACATTVDVREYDSVETMTDTVLEELGRIDILVNNAGANFITPTESLTPNGWRSVVGTILDGTAYCTLSVGQRMIDSDGGVIVSMGATNSEHGAPFHAHSGAGKAGVHNLMQTVASEWAPHGIRANTIAPGIIETEGVADAAGGELPEEMLEEIPADRFGTPADCVPAVLFLTSPAAAYITGSYLTVDGGQLLATTPV; encoded by the coding sequence ATGAGCACGACGCCGCCGAGCACCGAGCTGTTTCGCTCGGATCTGTTCGAGGGGTCGGTGGCGCTCGTCACCGGTGGAGGAACGGGCATCGGACGAGCGCTCGCGCTCGCCTACGCCGACCACGGGGCTGACGTGGCCATCGCTAGCCGGGAGATGGATCACCTCGCGCCCGTCGCCGAGGAGATCGAAGCGCGCGGTGTTCGGGCGTGTGCGACGACCGTCGATGTCCGGGAGTACGACTCCGTCGAGACGATGACCGACACCGTTCTCGAAGAACTGGGGCGCATCGACATCCTCGTGAACAACGCCGGGGCGAACTTCATCACGCCGACGGAGTCGCTGACCCCGAACGGCTGGCGGTCCGTGGTCGGGACGATTCTCGATGGAACGGCCTACTGCACGCTGAGCGTCGGCCAACGGATGATCGATTCCGACGGCGGGGTGATCGTGTCGATGGGCGCGACCAACAGCGAGCATGGTGCGCCGTTTCACGCCCACTCGGGCGCAGGAAAGGCGGGTGTCCACAACCTGATGCAGACAGTGGCGAGCGAATGGGCTCCCCACGGTATCCGCGCGAACACGATCGCCCCCGGCATCATCGAAACTGAAGGCGTCGCCGACGCTGCTGGTGGCGAACTTCCCGAGGAGATGCTCGAAGAGATACCTGCCGACCGCTTTGGAACGCCTGCTGACTGTGTCCCGGCAGTGCTCTTTCTCACTAGCCCCGCAGCAGCGTACATCACCGGCAGCTACCTCACCGTCGACGGCGGTCAGCTGCTTGCGACCACGCCGGTCTGA
- a CDS encoding enoyl-CoA hydratase/isomerase family protein, which translates to MSAGDFETIRIERPVEHLGTIVLDRPDAMNSINTRMLEELEGALERLEASEDVRAVMMRGSGNRAFSAGADVQSSGAMDHREGVEHSRLGQRVFGGFRRTDLPVVAAIDGYCLGGGLELSMCADIRVASEDAEFGLPEHELGLLPGWGGTQRLQRLIGESAAKQIVFTADRFSADRMHELGYLYAVFDAEAFDEAALEVASDIAAGPPIAQRYTKRAMRMGWEQIDSGLELEAQAFGHLLDTEDLAAGITAFVTDDEPAFEGK; encoded by the coding sequence ATGAGTGCTGGTGACTTCGAAACGATTCGTATCGAACGACCGGTGGAGCATCTGGGAACGATCGTTCTCGACCGACCGGACGCGATGAACAGCATCAATACACGGATGCTCGAAGAATTAGAGGGGGCACTTGAGCGTCTCGAAGCGAGCGAGGACGTGCGGGCGGTGATGATGCGTGGCAGCGGTAACCGCGCGTTCTCTGCCGGAGCTGACGTTCAGTCCTCGGGCGCGATGGATCACCGGGAGGGCGTCGAGCACTCGCGGCTCGGGCAACGTGTCTTCGGTGGATTCCGACGGACGGATCTTCCAGTTGTAGCCGCTATCGACGGCTACTGTCTCGGTGGGGGGTTGGAGCTGTCGATGTGTGCCGACATTCGGGTAGCAAGCGAGGACGCAGAGTTTGGCCTTCCCGAGCACGAGCTTGGACTCCTCCCCGGGTGGGGCGGCACCCAGCGACTCCAACGACTCATCGGCGAGAGCGCAGCGAAACAGATCGTGTTCACCGCCGATCGGTTTTCGGCCGATCGGATGCACGAGTTGGGATATCTGTATGCCGTGTTCGATGCTGAAGCGTTCGATGAGGCGGCGCTTGAGGTTGCAAGTGATATCGCCGCCGGACCACCGATCGCTCAGCGCTATACGAAACGCGCGATGAGAATGGGGTGGGAGCAGATCGACAGCGGTCTCGAACTCGAAGCCCAAGCGTTCGGCCATCTTCTCGATACGGAGGATCTGGCAGCCGGTATTACAGCTTTTGTCACTGACGACGAACCAGCGTTTGAGGGTAAATGA
- a CDS encoding 3-keto-5-aminohexanoate cleavage protein — protein MTITDQPSTKGNDPETAIISAALTGALTTRDQCTAIPYTPEEIAEDAAAAREAGAAIAHIHARTENGSPTYDTDVYQEIHDEIRDRTDILINFSTGALHAPPEDRIEYVRAVQPDIAALNMGSMNYAKYSESREEFVFDMVFENSFGEIRQFVTAMEKAGVRPELECFDTGHVGNVRPLLQNGNLSHPLQFSLILGVLGGIPATIENLTHQVRQLPENANWQVIGISRDQWALAAGALAMGGNVRVGLEDNFYLPSGEMATNAELVEQAAQLTRNVGRKPATPEEAHEIMGLDR, from the coding sequence ATGACGATCACTGACCAACCATCGACCAAGGGCAACGATCCGGAGACAGCGATCATCTCTGCCGCGCTCACCGGTGCACTCACCACGCGTGACCAGTGTACGGCGATCCCATACACCCCCGAAGAGATCGCCGAAGACGCCGCGGCTGCGAGGGAAGCGGGGGCTGCTATCGCTCACATCCACGCACGAACCGAAAACGGCAGTCCGACGTACGACACGGATGTGTATCAGGAGATCCACGACGAGATCAGGGATCGAACGGACATCCTGATCAACTTCTCGACGGGCGCGCTTCACGCCCCCCCAGAGGACCGCATCGAGTACGTTCGGGCGGTACAGCCCGATATCGCCGCGTTGAACATGGGGTCGATGAACTACGCGAAATACTCCGAGTCGCGCGAGGAGTTCGTTTTCGATATGGTGTTCGAGAACTCTTTCGGAGAGATCCGGCAGTTCGTGACCGCGATGGAAAAAGCAGGCGTTCGTCCCGAACTCGAATGTTTCGACACCGGCCACGTCGGAAACGTCCGTCCTCTGTTACAGAACGGAAATCTCTCCCATCCACTCCAGTTCAGCCTCATTTTGGGCGTGCTCGGTGGGATTCCAGCCACGATCGAGAACCTCACGCATCAGGTGCGCCAGCTTCCCGAGAACGCCAACTGGCAGGTGATCGGGATCAGCCGCGATCAGTGGGCACTGGCTGCCGGCGCACTCGCCATGGGCGGCAACGTGCGCGTCGGACTGGAGGATAATTTTTACCTCCCGTCTGGTGAGATGGCGACCAACGCCGAGCTGGTTGAGCAGGCCGCCCAGTTGACCCGCAACGTCGGCCGCAAACCCGCAACGCCCGAGGAGGCGCACGAGATCATGGGGTTGGATCGATGA
- a CDS encoding enoyl-CoA hydratase/isomerase family protein, giving the protein MTDTSSYPECDDLAVTVSDDGVVVRVVIDRPEKQNALSETVLSGLSDVLRAADQGPARVVVIRGAGGTFCSGGDLESMASHIGGGPQAYRSGFSGLAELMEQLIETSALVVAAVEGHCLAGGMGLAAACDIIIATADATFGTPEVDIGLFPAQALVPIMRTVQEKQALKLLFTGEYIGAETAHEIGFTSEVVPTQDFESELDELIKDLAASSPVMIEMGKQAFYTQRDMDFHEALSYMREIIALIAMSEETEAGINSFLMNEQPDWKQRGQ; this is encoded by the coding sequence ATGACTGATACCTCATCGTATCCGGAGTGCGACGATCTGGCCGTTACCGTCAGCGACGACGGAGTGGTGGTCCGGGTGGTCATCGACCGACCCGAGAAGCAGAACGCGTTGAGTGAGACCGTCCTCAGTGGATTATCCGACGTGCTTCGAGCCGCCGATCAGGGGCCGGCTCGGGTGGTCGTGATCCGCGGTGCCGGTGGCACGTTCTGCTCGGGCGGTGATCTGGAGAGCATGGCTTCCCACATCGGTGGGGGACCACAGGCGTACCGGTCGGGATTCTCCGGGCTGGCCGAGCTGATGGAACAGCTGATCGAGACGAGCGCGTTGGTGGTCGCTGCCGTCGAAGGCCACTGTCTCGCGGGGGGTATGGGCCTTGCAGCGGCCTGTGATATCATCATAGCGACAGCAGATGCGACGTTCGGTACTCCCGAGGTCGACATCGGACTGTTCCCCGCCCAAGCACTCGTACCGATCATGCGGACGGTTCAGGAGAAACAGGCGCTCAAGCTGCTGTTCACGGGCGAGTATATCGGTGCCGAGACCGCCCACGAGATCGGATTCACGAGCGAGGTGGTGCCAACCCAAGACTTCGAGTCGGAACTCGACGAACTGATCAAGGATCTCGCCGCCTCTTCGCCGGTGATGATCGAGATGGGCAAGCAGGCCTTTTACACCCAACGCGATATGGACTTTCACGAAGCCTTATCATACATGCGCGAGATCATCGCACTCATCGCCATGAGCGAGGAAACCGAAGCAGGAATCAACTCCTTTCTGATGAATGAACAACCCGACTGGAAACAGCGAGGGCAATGA